A segment of the Mercurialis annua linkage group LG4, ddMerAnnu1.2, whole genome shotgun sequence genome:
gttttctttatcattagaaaataactaataaaattaaaagtactatatttcaataatacattaatttaattgcaactttacttttaatacttgtcttaataattttttaactaataacctttttaatagaataaaaaaaattaacataaatatgTCTACCCTCCAattcgtgcttttatatattatatatataaatattaaaataattcttttggaaaaaaaaagtattgaatttttttatattataaaaattaattttaatttagagaTAAATTTGCTAACATTTTTCGTATTTATATGAAACTAAATAAACTTTCCTATTTAGTTCTCgatttatcaaattaatatttaaatctgCGAGTCGATTTTTACATTTATCACGACAAAGGATTATAAGTATAACTTAGAAGTAGACATGTTCATGGGTTTGGGTATCCGGCCCTCCCGTCCAGACCCGTCCTTTTAGGGCCGGGATTGGACACCAATTTTGGTCTCAAGCTCGGTCCGAACCCGAGCCCGAAAAAAATCCGATTTTCTGTGGGCGGGTTCGGGCTTCTACTATTGAAAAAAAACAACATAAGTTCGGCCCGATCCCATAAAAATAGTGCATTAAGACTGAATTTAGGTAGTATATTTAAGTTCAAATAGGATTTGGACGGGCTTGCCTTTGAAAAAGTCAAGCTAGCTTAAGCCCGGCTCGAGTCTGCCCAAATCCGGCTCATGAACAGGTCTACTTAGAAGCCAAGATAATGGCGATGATAAAATGATAATGGCAGTGTCGTGGGTGGTTCGTGATAACAAGCTAAGTGAACCGATCTCAGCAAGAGACAACCCACAAAGAAAGCCGAACAACAACAAATAAGGCACACCCGAAGCAAGCCAAGGTCACCGAGATACAACAAAACAAACAAGATAATCCCGAAGCAAGCCAAACTTGCATAAACAATTGGAGGGAAGGCTTAAATCAGGCTCACCGATGTAGGCACATCTCAGAATTACTACTCTGAACACCCTGAGCAAATCTGTTAGAACGTACCCTGATATTCCAGACAAACtcctgcacagacaaagagaatgaagtcagacttgtcggcccagacaaagaaaAACAAAGACATAGTAAAAAAGCAAAAGGAAAGTAGGTGAAAAGGTTAATTCTCCTTTTCTCTCAACTCCTAACTccctttcacttcttatttctttctctcactaaataGTTACTGAttagaccgtcggagtggtttgccggaatccccttccggcatcCTTCTCACGTTTGTGTTGTGCCTTGTAGGTACGATCTTAAAGTGTCCACAAGATTGGAGCGTCACCACCAAGTCACAAGttatcattaattattaaaactaatGCCTAATTTGGATTGATCACCTAGATTAGAGTTTTTGTGTTGAATTAATaacttgataaatttttaatttaacagACCCATAATTAAAAACCTAAGCGAATTGGATTTTAGGTAATCATTAGAGtttgtttaataattattatttaattgattaattgaaAGCGTAAttacacgagagtgagttagatATAGATTAATTCATTAATTGGtagttttgtcaattttagACTCGAGAAATCGGGAATTGGCgatttagaatagctcgattctcgataaattgCTAGGAAATTCTTGAACTTTTATTCCTATtgattttaaacctttttaataatttgcttTACAATTGTTAATTCATTattgtttttagtaatttctcgtttaaattaatattttccttTGAGTTTTGTGTTATTGTTCAATTTAGTtcttaaaaatccaaaatatttGTGTCGCTAACCGGTTAAAAGAATATTTGAGATTATTGATTAAATCCATTATTTCTGTGGGATCGATATTCGTACTTCCAGATTATATTACTTGCATGATACCGTCATTTGCGGTTTTTGGTAATAaatttttggcgccgttgccggagATAATTGtgtgtttaataaattaaaaataggataTTCTTGATTGAGTTAACTTTTAATTTcagctttttcttttatttttatttgattgatttttgggtttgtttgatTTTACGTGGGGTATTTGTTGTTTTTGGTTTTCTCAGGAACTTCGACtctagtgtatgcacaataTACGTAGATTCAAACAACTGCTAGAACTGTTTCATCAAGATCTCACTAGCTTCGAAATAAACGTGCGAAAATCAGCCCGGAAATCCTCTTCTATAGGTGACAAAGCTAGACAACGTGATGGATATGTTTCAGCGTTTGCAAATGTGGACATAATCCCTATGGCACCGAACACTATAGTACATGACGGTGATGTGGTGCCACTTCAGCGAAGACAACATCAAAAGAATGCAAATcgacaacaacaacaacaacaacaacaacaacagcaACAACAAGCACCCCAAAGATGTGCCTTGGGCAAGTTTTTCTTACCGGACGTCGATAATGCAAATTTTGGGTGTTTTGCACCACCGGTCCAAGTCTACAATTTTGAGATAAAGACGAACACGATTATAAACTATTATGTTATTCTGAAAAATGAGTTGTTTTGATTACGGAATTAACCAAGAAAttcaactaaaatttaaaacgattaaattgattgaaataaaattgtaatatttcaataaaatataaaaattaaactgttattataaaagttaaaaaatttaaaaaaaattgcaagaatcaataaaatttaaatttattttactattaaagCTTTTAATAAAAGATTAAGATTTTATTGTATATTATCCAACGGTTTCGATTCCTAGTGGCATAAAAGTTTCTGGCTATTGTAGAACCACTCCAAAAAGTGTTAGcttccaaaaaaataaatatgaatatatgTAACTAGAATTCTGGCTATTCGGCATAAAATGAATATTTTCCAAAAAGTTTCTGGCTATTCGGcataaaatgaatatttttcaaaaaaataaatcctaaaagaaattctaataaattacaattttaaaattttagtattcTAAATAGTGGAGAATCAAGAGGTACAAAAATTCCTTCAACAGTGCCTGCAAAACGGCAAAAGTTAACAGTTTGTTGTACTGGGCTCCTAAACACGGCAGCGTTGGTTGGTAAAATAGTACTGGAGTCTGGCTAATTAACCAGTTCAGTCTAGGTACTGAACTAGAAATTAACCAACACTTTTATACAATATTAAAACCTAATGGAACATCAGCTTTTAATTATTGGACAATTTTTGATCCACACTATTAATTGCATTAATAAGGGCATCTCCAAGGGAAGTCACCATTTTTCCCTCactatttttcaatttggtgaatttttacCAAATTCACTCCAATGGTCATCACCAAATTCTTCACCAAAAAACctacttttttactttttaatataataatcatttttaattcttatcATTTTATACACTTTTTACCAATTACACCCACAAACTTATTTATGCTCATATTCGTCcgaattataatattattcatatttttaaaaataaattgctattaatttttttaattatgaatatcttataaaatttaatttatattaaaactattttaaaattaacattatattaatttatttaaattaacacaataaaaaaaataaaataaacattacattaatttatttaaattaacacaatATAAAAGTGAAatggtaaaattatttttattcatgtaatatttttatatcattgcctcgttaaattatttaataagtaagtaattaattaaatacaactataaattatatgtactaaaatgtaaattaaccaCATTATTATAGTCAAAAAGTGAAATGGTGAAGGAAAAATTCCTTCACCATTTTTGATGAAAGAGAGTACGAGGGAGTCACCAAAATGCATTTTGGTGACTCCCTTGGAGATAGGGAGTCATCAATTCCCATTTTGATGACTCCCTTTGGAGATGGTCTAACATAAACCCAATTTTTGATCCACATAGCATTAACATTTTCCATCCCTTACTATTTCTATAATCTAAATGCCATCGCCATTATTAATTTAGTCTGAATTATCACTGCggattctattttttttataattaccagattttaaaaatcttaaaaaatatcTAACAACCCTATATTTCTTTCTTAAAACTCTTTAAactttaagaaattaaaatttaaaaataaaattgtacgtacagaaaattaaaatttttggtCTTTTGTTTCATATCTGGGCCATACAGACGGGCATACTACCTTTGGCGATCTTCCTGCGTCGTGTATTTGGCTCTTGTGTCCCGTACTCAGTCGCCGCACGTTTCGTGTAGGACTATAGATAGGCTGAATAGCCTACCCTGGGATGCTGTGAGTGAACTTCTTATTCGAGTTGCTTCCTCGTTTTGGATCATCCTTCTAATCTCTAGTTAACTTCTTTTTGCAGATTCTCACATCTTGGTATAATCCTCCGAAACTTCCTTGGCCCCAGTGGCCGAGGTGGATACATGGCGCTATTTGATGCATGGCCCAAACTGCCGGTCTTGGTTCCTCGGCGAGCGAGTATATCAGTGGTGGGTTGGCCCCTATTCTCGTACGGTTCCTAGTGATCCGCCTTTGTCGATGCTGTGTGGTAGGGACATTGTATCGCATGATCTCCGTCCAGACATAAATGGCTATCCTACTTCCGAGTTTGTATCTGATCCAGATCAGAGTTATCTGGATGACTTAGTTGAGTCCCGTCTTATGGATGGTCTGCCTTTGGTTGGAATTTTGCAGACGATCAGGAGCCTGCTGTCTCTGATGTTTTGGTTAGAAGGACGGCTACCGGGCCTCAGGTACGTGTCATTTTCCTAGTTTTCACTGTGCTTTTCCGTTTTCTTTTCTGACTCTCTTCATGGTACACTCTTAGGGTGCTGGTAGTCGTAGGCCTCGTGTCGCTTGACCGGGGGTGGCTGCCTCTGGATTCCCTGGTCCGATTCCGACAAGTCGTCGTCGGGGCACTGCTGGTTCTGATCGAATGGTTTCTGGTAGGCTTATGCAGATACCGGAGATGACTACCCGCTATTTAGACACACGCCGATTCATGCACGACTCTGTTTTGTCTTCCTATATGGAGCACTCTTTCGCGCCCGCTAGTTGCACTCACGTGAGTTTTCTGTCTGGCTCTAGTTTCTGGGTATGTTGGACCTTCTTGTCCGCTTATTGGAAATTTGCTTCTGTCTTGAAGGTGCCGGTGTCGGATGCCATTCAGCTGGCAGACGCCGCTTTCTACTTGAGGGATCTGCTGTAACTGCACATAGGAGGAACCAATCCTTCATAAAGTGAATTAAAGTAAcaacaaatatatattttcagaAAAGGCGAAATGACAAAAAAGTCGTTCTGAAATggaacaagaaaaaaaatatatgataaagcCCATCATGTAGTATCTATTTCTCTTGCTTACAGTTCATCATGTAgtatattagtattaaataagaaaatatattttgtagGATGATGCAAAAAATacttaaattgattttatatgaattttattaaatctatTGATTTTTAATGGATGGAATGTGAAATCCATGAATAATGGAATTTTTAATTCATGGAATGTGAAATCCATAGAATTAAAAATTCTATCGTTTGAATAGAATATAAGCTCATGCATttataaagataatttttgaaataataaaaatttacaacAATCCGCTATTCTTTAAATATGATGGATTTTAACTTTTCCAGTTATTAGGTGGAAAATCAAATAAGGGaatttttgaagataataaattcttaaaatttataattgttttacaACTTTTTATTATATCAAACGATAAATTTTGGTGAAGTGTAAAATATTCATGAATTTCATGCCTTTAAAATCCGTCAATCTATCTGAGGGCGAAGAAGCTAGCAGCCAAGAAGAAATAACTTGCTCGAGGTTCATACTCGATGAACATCCATTTCACAAGCACAAGCTGCTTGTGTCTCTTGCCTTGTTGTTCAGCTAGCAACTACTACAAGGAAATGAATTATAATTGTGCTCAACAATTCTTCTGCATATGTGCTCGGTGAGCACAAAGGAAAAAAGACATGTCTGCTCGTCGAGCAGGCTTGTTGCTTGGCAAACATGCCACGATATTCACCTAGtcatgatttgttttaaaagCCCCTGATTCGAACAAGAAGATCGACGCACAAAATTAGACTGAAAGCTAACAAGGAACAGTTTTTGATCACGGTATGGATTAGCTTtattttaaaaccctaaacacCCATAAATAGCCAATTAAACCATTGTATTAGGGTTAGCCATTAGTTttcaattttagaatttttgaaCTCAACAAAAACAATCGACGATTGAAGAGCAGACATCAGATTCAAAAGATTTATTATTTGTATTCTTCTATTATGGCCTCTTCTTTTGCTATTGTTGACTAGTTTTTAGTTACGGGCAACTACATCCTTAATTAATGATTGATTACTTTAactatgtttatttaatttattggaTTATGAGTGTTTTCTATAATTGTGTTTTGTTTATATAGTGTTCTTTATATTTGGTTTGACTTGattacttaaattattattatgaatTTAACTTGAGAAGACTAATTTAAAATAACCATTTATATACAATAACTTAGAATTCAATTATTCGAGAGTGAATTATTGAAATGTCTACTATAGGTTTACTTTATTGATTTAGTTAGattgattgtttaattttataattatacgaGAGGTAGTTATTAGCTTAGCAATTGATTTAATTCGGTTTTTGCCATGTTATGATTTAAGAGAGTTTTAATTTGTTGCATTAGAATAACCTGAATCACAATTAGATAAATTATTCATAATCTATGGATTGAATAGCATAGAAATAGTTGTTAAACTCTGATTTATCTCCATAACTGTTAATCGTTTTCAATTCGgctatagtaatttattttttattgatttaatttagtAGTTTAAACGATGGTAAAAAGCAAATTTAGAATATTGCTTTCATATGGTCAATCCTTCAAATCTTTATTCTAACCTCTATCAATGCTAATTTTAATCATTCTTTGCCATGGTGGATAAATCTAACTTCGTTAACCCCCTATTTTGTAGACGATGTTAACCTATTATTTATAACGCGATTACCCCGAATCATCCTGACTATTACGGCTTGGaggataatataaaataacccgacaattataaataaagcattaaaaaaatttatccaCACATGCCACGCAACGCAAACATAATGGACAGACTCATGTTGTGTAAATACGTTTTTGTTATCTCTTCCAATCAATTTACTTTAATGACGTTTACGCACAAACTGATTTAGCATCATATAATTGTTAGCTACTCAATTATAAGCATAAAACTCAATAATAAGAATTGTAAGAATAATAAAAGATAGAACATgaaatttcagatttgaattAAATCCATACTACTTACaatattctaaatttaaaagatttagctaGAAATAATTGAAGAAACCAATAACTCAAGagtaataaacataattaaataatatgaacAAAAAATACTGGAATAAAAACGTAGAATTATTCGGAATACAAGTTTTCGAACAAAGTTTCgaagatttaaattttaaaataactctAATAACTAAAACGAAATTTAAGTTAAGACAAATTGATTGTAaactaaaataatgaaaaaactaGATTGATTACAAAGCTATTAAGCTGAGTTTATATAGAGAAGAAGTCTTAAAAGCATCTTGCAAGTCGATTTCAGTCTGAATCTAATTCCGTTTAATATTaggaaaaatccaaaattttcactttGACAGTCCTAAAGCTCTTCAGGATCTTATATGATCTCCCCCTCatatatcaaatttataatttggcaCCTTTTATTTGAAAACCAACGATTTTCTATCTCATTTTGAATTATGTTAAAAGTTAAAGGCTTCTGTTAGTTTTGTTAACAATTTGTTAttcactttcaaacgatttgatacttcACATTCAATTATGTTAATGAGTTGATATCTCAATTTCggttatattaaaaatttgatacctcattttcaaatgaTTCGGTACCTCtattttaattccgttaacaatCTGGTATCTATATTTATCAAAAGATTGTAATTGtttgcaaaattaaaaatgagatactcaattgtttaattttcaaataaaatataccgaattgtaaattatgacatatgtgAGGAATCTTATAGTAATttgcttttaattttgttattatatattaggcacctaattaaatatatgattttaacaattataatttttaaaagagacatatatattaagaatttttttattcaatgtCCACTCAAAAGAGTGTTTACAAATAATAGATAAAACACAATCTTGCATATGGATATTATAGTTATGTTAAATGAAAACCTAAATACTAATCATATtataagaaaggaaaaaaaacccaaaaatccatttaaattttttgatgaaACTCTCTTAGTTAAAGAAATTTGCATGGCCACCcttaatttttgattaattattaacCCTTCCTTCCGGTTGACTTTCTTGGGTGTCCGCCACATCCCCATCCCCAACATCCTCCTTGACTTCCACCTCCACCTCCGCCCCAACCCCAACCCCCACCTtcacctcctcctcctcctccacccCCTCCATTTCCTCCgccaccaccacctcctcctccacctcccccacctcctcctcctcctccaccgCCACTTCCTCCGCCCCATCCATGCCCTTCACCTTTTCCTCCACCACCCCCACCTCCTCCACCGCTACCACCACCTCCACCGCCACCGCCTCCATTACCACCTCCACCGCCTCCGCCACCATTACCACCTCCACCGCCTCCGCCACCATTACCtccaccaccgccgccgccaccatttccttttccttttttcTTTCTATGACGTTCTTTGTTCTTTCCTTTATCTTTTCCATTTCCATTACCACCCCCACTACCACTACCACCGCCGCTGCCGCTGCCGCCACCTTTTCCACTTCCACCTCCATTGCTGCCACCATtatctcctcctcctcctcctcctccagcTCCTCCATTTCCAGCATGCATAAGACTATTGCTTTCAACTAAAACTTCATTAGAT
Coding sequences within it:
- the LOC126678558 gene encoding glycine-rich protein 5-like, with translation MAIIAREIGVLLILAVVFSPFLVIGLHGFEESKDKNISGIAERKNNSSNEVLVESNSLMHAGNGGAGGGGGGGDNGGSNGGGSGKGGGSGSGGGSGSGGGNGNGKDKGKNKERHRKKKGKGNGGGGGGGGNGGGGGGGGNGGGGGGGGNGGGGGGGGGSGGGGGGGGGKGEGHGWGGGSGGGGGGGGEYRGMFAKQQACSTSRHVFFPLCSPSTYAEELLSTIIIHFLVVVAS